Proteins encoded in a region of the Euleptes europaea isolate rEulEur1 chromosome 3, rEulEur1.hap1, whole genome shotgun sequence genome:
- the LOC130475510 gene encoding histone H1.0 has product MTENSAAAPAAKPKRAKAAKKSTDHPKYSDMIVAAIQAEKSRLGSSRQSIQKYIKSHYKVGENADSQIKLSIKRLVTTGVLKQTKGVGASGSFRLAKGDEPKKAPVKKAKKEVKKAATPKKAVKPKKAAAKSPAKKPKPAPKKAKKKPVAAPKKAKKPKTVKAKPVKASKPKKAKASKPKAKSSAKKSAKKK; this is encoded by the coding sequence ATGACTGAAAACTCCGCTGCAGCACCTGCTGCCAAACCTAAGCGGGCCAAGGCGGCCAAGAAGTCGACAGACCATCCCAAGTACTCTGACATGATCGTGGCTGCCATTCAGGCCGAAAAGAGTCGGCTCGGCTCATCCCGCCAGTCCATCCAGAAATACATCAAGAGCCATTACAAAGTGGGGGAGAATGCGGACTCCCAAATCAAGTTGTCCATCAAAAGGTTAGTGACAACAGGTGTTCTGAAGCAGACCAAAGGGGTTGGTGCCTCTGGCTCCTTCCGCTTGGCCAAGGGTGATGAGCCCAAGAAAGCGCCAGTGAAGAAGGCCAAAAAGGAAGTCAAGAAGGCTGCGACACCCAAGAAGGCGGTTAAGCCTAAAAAGGCTGCTGCCAAGTCACCAGCCAAGAAGCCCAAACCTGCTCCAAAGAAAGCCAAAAAGAAGCCGGTGGCTGCTCCAAAGAAAGCCAAGAAGCCAAAGACTGTCAAGGCCAAGCCAGTGAAGGCATCCAAGCCTAAAAAGGCAAAGGCATCAAAACCCAAAGCAAAGTCCAGTGCAAAGAAGTCAGCCAAGAAAAAGTGA